In Miscanthus floridulus cultivar M001 chromosome 19, ASM1932011v1, whole genome shotgun sequence, the DNA window TTTGCGGGTGCTGTTTCCAGGACTTGTGTGGCACCACTGGAGACAATCAGGACTCACTTGATGGTTGGGAGCAACGGTGACTCCATGATAGAGGTGTTCCAGTCAATCATGAACACTGAGGGGTGGACTGGGCTTTTCCGTGGGAATCTTGTCAATGTTATCCGGGTTGCGCCAAGCAAAGCAATTGAGGTAAACTACttcctttttttatttgatttgataATACCATTTAGATGTCCTGGAGGTCAGGTCCTGTTGCTTAAAATTCTATCATGTGATGTCACTGTTGTCAGTTTTTGTATCAGTGATGCTAACTGATGCTTGTACAAATCATGGTGTTTTTTACACTTAAGTGGGGTTGGTAATTATGGATAAATGATTAGGAAAAGATTAATTATATTTGATACTGTTGTACTGCCAATTCCATTTTGCTGATGGCCTAGCAGTACAAACAATTCCATGTTGAAATAAGATTTTACCAATATACGGAGACATTCTTCAAATCCATCTGAAGTTAAATTTCTGTAACAGCACCCTGGCTGCTATTAGTATAGTATATGTGATTTGCAAACACATTCTTCAAAGGAGTTAGTGTTCGCTTCATGCTTTTCTTCATCTAGTTGCTCTTGATCTTTTAGTTGCTTATTACATTCTTGATATGATCTGTATCCTCTACAAGAAAATATATGGTATCATATTGCTATCCTTGGTTTTGATAACATTTTACCACTTCAAGCTATGGACCTTGTTGTTTGTGGTTATTCAGCTTTGTCTAGATCAATGTTCAAAAAGGCGCTAGGAGGTATCTAGGTGCTGACCGGTACTAGATCCTAAGCGTGCCTAGGCGTCGTCTAGGAGTTTTCTAGGCGTTCTACACATATACATATATTACattaaataaaagaaaaaaaacagggGACTGTGGACTGAAAGTTAGACAGAAAAGCCCCAAAAAAGCCCAGCCCACCTTTCCCTCCCAGGTGCACGCCAACCCAGCCCACCCTTCCCTCCCTGGTGCACGCGTCCACCTTATCTTCTCGACTCACGGACTCTGCTTTCCGCCCGCCTCCTCCctgccgtctccgccgccgctaGCTTCCTCCCGGCTGCCGTCTCCGCCGCTGCGAGGCTGCGCCTGCCGTCTCCGACGCTGTGCGGCCGTGCCTGCTGTCTCTGCCTGCAAGCAGCCCGCCATCCATGCCTCCTCCCCCGCCGTCCCAGCTGTTCAcacctcctcctccggcgccCCTGCTGTTCCCACCTCCTCCCTCGCCGCTCAGCATCCATACCTTCGTGGATCTGCTTGTAGGAACACCGGGGACGGCATGTCCGGCCGCCACGGCCGACGGGCGCCACCTAGGTACCGCCTACCCCCCTAGGGTCCACGGTACCCCGTCACCTAGCGCATAGGCGTGCCTAGGTGGCCGTGGAATCATGCCTTTTTGAATACTGGTCTAGATTGGTAGTTTATGAATCGTATCAACTGAGTTGCAACCACTTACCTTatattttgaatattatatagATTTTTTCTGATATTTTGAGCTTGCTATCTGGTCATGTGCAGAATAGGCATGTTTGACACTCTATAGGCGGCAAACATGTATAATATGCTACTATATAATTTTGTTTCTAAACATGTGAGAGGCCTCAAAATGAATTTGTTAATTAGCAGTGTGCTTCTTGGATATTTTTTATGGCCTGCACTGCAAGAGAAATTTATTTAGATATGGACTCTCAAAATGGTAGTATATGTTAGCCTTTATTATGACTTTGCTTGTGGTATTCCATGTCCATTTTTTTCTGCTTATGAATCTAAGATATCCAGAGACCTTGGTTTTTGCAACAAGTGATCAAGCATCACCTATACTGTTGTACGAACATGCCTTTATATAGCTGACCTCTTTGTTCAAATGCAGCTGTTTGCTTTTGATACTGCCAAGAAATTCTTGACTCCAAAGGCTGATGAGTCCCCAAAGACCTTCCTACCTCCATCACTTGTTGCTGGAGCACTTGCTGGAGTCAGCTCAACCCTGTGCATGTATCCATTGGAATTGATTAAGACCAGATTGACGATAGAGGTGCACAGAGCTCTTAACCGCTTGAATAACTGATGTTTCTCTGTGCACCTCAGCTCACTCCTTGTTTCTGCAGAAAGATGTCTATGACAACTTCCTCCATGCTTTCGTCAAGATTTTGCGAGAGGAAGGTCCATCAGAGCTCTACCGTGGTCTGACACCAAGTCTGATAGGAGTGGTGCCATATGCTGCGACCAATTACTATGCCTATGACACCCTAAAGAAGCTCTATAGGAAGACGTTCAAGCAGGAGGAGATCAGCAACATCGCAACTCTCCTAATTGGTTCAGCAGCTGGTGCTATCTCCAGCACTGCCACCTTCCCTCTCGAGGTGGCCCGCAAGCAAATGCAGGTAGGAGCAGTTGGCGGGAGGCAGATCTACAAGAATGTGTTCCATGCGCTCTACTGCATAATGGAGAAGGAAGGGATCGGCGGCCTGTACAAGGGGCTCGGACCGAGCTGCATCAAGCTGATGCCTGCAGCGGGCATCTCGTTCATGTGCTACGAGGCCTGTAAGAAGATCCTGGTCGAAGACAATGAGGATAGTGAGTGAAGCTGAAGCATGTATGCCCCTGAGGAATGGGTATGTCTGATGTGGAAGGCTGGAAGGTGGGGGTACTATACCCTAGTCGTATCAACTGATGAAAATGTAGATCTAAGATATTCGAGCGCCTgttagatcaagttttggctcAGTTTTGTGTTGAAATCCATAAAGAATATTCTTACTTGGTGCTGCATGTTGCGGGGGCAATTTTGTCATGTGGCCATGTCTCAATGTCGCAAGGCTCGTAACTTTTGCTGTCGCTACTCTAAGGGCCTCTTTGACATGGCTTATGTCGGCtttggcttcatctattttgcgtaaattgaggtactgtagcgtgaagccgttttgtaagccggggttaaaatgaactagaagccgggaaaAGCTAGTTTTTCTGGTTTTATTGGCTTTGGCTTCAccagtgaagccgttttggatgaaccgtgccaaagggggcttaATTTTGTAACATGTTCCCTCAATCTTGAAATAAGTGACAAAAGCATTTAAATTTTGCGCAGAAGTAGGCTCGTTTAATTTCCTCAACGACATTTCCCCTCTTACACATAGGTCCTGTTTAGGCCTCGTTTGGAACATAGAAAACCGAAAACATATAGGTCCCGTTTAGGTCCTTTGGAACACAGAAGCAAAATCATAGGAATCTATCCCTAATACTAAAGCGACAAAATTTTAGCCTAAATTTTCGTCTAGACTAATTTTTGTCTGGCCTTTCCATAACAATTTTTGCTAACTCTCATCGATTCGGTTTcaaccaccatggatgaccagaTTGAACCAAATCGAACACAAATTTCTTAACGTACATGGACTTTGCCACACGAGAGTCGAGTCCTGCGCGACCAGAAGTTTCGATCCCAATAGAAAAAACACAAtcgaatctcctacaactaaaaagaacaaagcgttgATATTTTTTGTTGTGacatttatttttggttcatccgtctgcccacgcctgcgatcccgcACCCGTCGCTCCCTCGGTCTGCCTTCCCCTGCGATCCCCTGCCGCTCGCCGCGCGAACGCGTCCACGCCGCAAAAGGAAAGACCAATCCGCACGATCACCGCGAGTCCACGCCGCACAAAAGGAAACCACTCATATGCCTCGATCTCGTGATTCCTCCGCCCGCCTCCCCATGGTCGCCCACCCgcagctggccgcgccgccgccgcacccgcccGCAGCTCGCCGCGCAGCCCGCGCCCGCCCGAAGCTGGCCATGACGCCGGCCGCGCC includes these proteins:
- the LOC136527175 gene encoding adenine nucleotide transporter BT1, chloroplastic/mitochondrial-like, with protein sequence MAATMVAMTARSKNSVLSVEKKQGWSIQLPERRFPWDSHEDKGFSLSVQGSGPAHGSLFASVGLKVSTGVPAVAPGPGDKDIKIPFADHCMKYVSEAVGYKVISTKAEPVEEEVVDAKAKKAAKKRGLKLKIKIGNPHLRRLVSGAFAGAVSRTCVAPLETIRTHLMVGSNGDSMIEVFQSIMNTEGWTGLFRGNLVNVIRVAPSKAIELFAFDTAKKFLTPKADESPKTFLPPSLVAGALAGVSSTLCMYPLELIKTRLTIEKDVYDNFLHAFVKILREEGPSELYRGLTPSLIGVVPYAATNYYAYDTLKKLYRKTFKQEEISNIATLLIGSAAGAISSTATFPLEVARKQMQVGAVGGRQIYKNVFHALYCIMEKEGIGGLYKGLGPSCIKLMPAAGISFMCYEACKKILVEDNEDSE